A segment of the Streptomyces sp. P9-A2 genome:
CGCGGCGATGTCCGTACGGTGCTGGGAACCGTCGAGGCCGATGCGGGCCACCGCGCGGTAGGCACGGGTGCGGGCCTCGGTGAGGTCCTCGCCGGTCGCCGTGACGGACAGCACCCGGCCACCCGCGCTGACGGTCGCGTCGCCCTCGCGCTTCGTCCCCGCGTGCAGTACGTACGCGTGCGGGGCGTCCTGCGCGGCGACCTCGTCCAGGCCGGTGACGGCGTCCCCGGTACGCGGGGTGCCGGGGTAGTTGTGCGAGGCGACGACGACCGTGACGGCGGCGTCGTCACTCCAGCGCAGCGGCTCCAGATCGGCGAGGTTGCCGGTGGCGGCGGCCATCAGCACCCCGGCCAGCGGAGTCTTCAGGCGGGCCAGCACGACCTGCGTCTCGGGGTCGCCGAAACGGGCGTTGAACTCGATCACGCGGACGCCGCGCGAGGTGATCGCGAGACCCGCGTAGAGCAGACCGGAGAACGGGGTCCCGCGCCGCCGCAGCTCGTCGACGGTCGGCTGGAGCACCGACTGCATGACCTCGTCGACCAGCTTCGGGTCGGCCCACGGCAACGGGGAGTACGCCCCCATGCCGCCGGTGTTGGGGCCCGCGTCGCCGTCCAGCGCGCGCTTGAAGTCCTGGGCGGGCTGGAGGGGCAGCACGGTCACGCCGTCGGTCACGGCGAAGAGGGAGACCTCGGGGCCGTCCAGGTACTCCTCGATGACGACCTGCCTGCAGGCGTCGGCGTGCGCCCTGGCCTCCTCGATGTCGTCGGTGACGACCACGCCCTTGCCGGCGGCGAGCCCGTCGTCCTTGACGACGTACGGCGCGCCGAAGGCGTCGAGCGCGTCGGCGGCCTGGACGGGAGTCGTGCAGACGTACGACCGCGCCGTGGGCACGCCGGCTCCCGCCATGACCTCCTTCGCGAAGGCCTTGGAGCCCTCGAGCAGCGCGGCCTCCTTCGAGGGGCCGAAGGCGGGGATGCCCGCGTCGCGCACGGCGTCGGCGACACCGGCGACGAGGGGGGCCTCCGGGCCGACCACCACGAGGTCCGCACCGAGCCGTGTGGCCAGCGCGGACACGGCCGCACCGTCCAGGGCGTCGACCCGGTGCAGCTCGGCGACCTCGGCGATACCGGCGTTGCCGGGGGCGCAGTGCAGCGCGGTGACGTCGGGATCGAGGGACAGGGAACGGCACAGGGCGTGTTCGCGGGCACCGCTGCCGATGACGAGGACCTTCACGGGAGTCAGCCTAACGGGAGTCGAGGGTTTGCCTTGTACGGGCTTCCGAAGGACCGGGCCGAACCCGTTCGTGGCTTCCTCCAACCCGGACGCCGGCCGGGCAGACCCCACCCGGGTCACCGGGCCGCTGCCACCGGGCTCTGTTTCCGGGTCGCCGTCGCCGGTTCTCCGCCACCGGGCGCTCTACTCGTTCGTGATCTCCTCGACCACCGTCGCGCCGAGTTCCCGGACGATCAGCTCCTTCCCGGAGAGGGCGGACTCGTCCAGGTCGGGGTCGTCGTCCTCCGGGGTGTCGTCCTCGGGGGAGACGGGGGGCGGCGGCTCCGGGGCGTAGGGCCGGGACGCCGGGCCGGGGGCAGGCGCGGGTGCGGAGGAGGCCGTCGGGGCGCCGCCCGACCGCGCGGAGGCGGAAGGACCGGCCGGGGCAGCCGGGCCCGGGGTCTCCGAAGGGCCCGACGGCTGGGAGGCGCCGGGGCGCTGACCGGCACCGGCACCCGCACCCCCGTACCCGCCGCCCATGCCCCCGGCGCCACTGTCGGAGCCGTACCCCGCACCGCCACCCCGGCCGCCGACGGGGCCGGAGCCCGGGGCCTGAGCCGCCGCACCGCCCCCGGAGGGGTCGACCACGGCCTCGATCCTCCACTGCACGTTGAACTGCTCGGCCAGGGCCTGCCGCAGTACGTCCTCGCTGCCGCTGCTCAGGAAGTTGTCCCGCGCGCCGGAGTTCACGAAGCCGATCTGGAGGATCGTCCCGTCGAACCCGGTCACCTGGGCGTTCTGGCTGAGCAGGATCCAGGTGAAGCGCCGACGGTTCTTGATCACTTCAAGGATGTTCGGCCAGAGCGTCCGGGGGTCGAGCCCGCTGCCGCCTCCTCCGGAGGGCGCGGGGGCCGACGGAGGCGCGGACGCGAAGGCGGGTGCGGGCGCCGGGGTGGGAGCGGGGGCGCTCGGAGCAACCGGAGCCTGCCCTCCTCCCGCCGCGGCGGCCGTGGGCCAGCCACCGGGCCGCCGCCCGCCCCCGGCGGAGGCGGCGGTGGGCCAGGCGCCGGGAGCCGGCGCACTGGGCGGCGCGGGCGCACTCGACGCCGCGGCCGGAGCCTGAACCGGAGCTGCCGGAGCCGGTGCAGGAGGTACAGGTGCCTGTGCCTGTGCCTGTACCTGTGCAGGCGCCGCGGCCGGAGGCTGCTGAGCCGCGGCCGCTGCCGCCCCCGGCCCCTGCACGGGCTGCTGAGGCTGATCGGGCGCGGGCGCACCCTGCCCCCGTACCGCCGCCCGGGCCGCGGCCGGACCGCCCCCCGGCGCGACCGAAGCCGGCGGGACCGGCGCCCCCGCACCACCGCCGTGCCCCTCGGCCCCGGGCACGTACCCCATGGCGGGCATACCGGCTGCGGAACCGCCCGCCGAGAAGTTCACACCGCGCTCGATCCGGTCCAGGCGGGCCATGACCGACCGCTCGTCGCCGTACGCGGCGGGCAGCAGCACGCGCGCGCAGATCAGCTCGAGCTGGAGCCGGGGCGAGGTGGCGCCCCGCATCTCGGTGAGCCCCTCGTTGACGAGGTCGGCGGCACGGCTGAGCTCGGCGGCGCCGAAGATGCCGGCCTGGGCCTGCATCCGCTCGACGACATCGGCGGGAACGTCGATGAGCCCCTTCTCCGCGGCGTCCGGAACCGCGGCGAGGATCACCAGGTCCCGGAGCCGCTCGAGCAGGTCGGTGACGAACCGCCGCGGGTCGTTGCCCCCCTCGATCACACGGTCGACGACCTCGAAGGCCGCGGCACCGTCCCCCGTGGCGAAGGCCTCGACCACGGAGTCGAGCAGCGAGCCGTCCGTGTACCCGAGCAGGGAGGTGGCCAT
Coding sequences within it:
- the purD gene encoding phosphoribosylamine--glycine ligase, whose product is MKVLVIGSGAREHALCRSLSLDPDVTALHCAPGNAGIAEVAELHRVDALDGAAVSALATRLGADLVVVGPEAPLVAGVADAVRDAGIPAFGPSKEAALLEGSKAFAKEVMAGAGVPTARSYVCTTPVQAADALDAFGAPYVVKDDGLAAGKGVVVTDDIEEARAHADACRQVVIEEYLDGPEVSLFAVTDGVTVLPLQPAQDFKRALDGDAGPNTGGMGAYSPLPWADPKLVDEVMQSVLQPTVDELRRRGTPFSGLLYAGLAITSRGVRVIEFNARFGDPETQVVLARLKTPLAGVLMAAATGNLADLEPLRWSDDAAVTVVVASHNYPGTPRTGDAVTGLDEVAAQDAPHAYVLHAGTKREGDATVSAGGRVLSVTATGEDLTEARTRAYRAVARIGLDGSQHRTDIAAEAAEAAKTA
- a CDS encoding DNA polymerase III subunit gamma and tau, yielding MSSLALYRRYRPESFAEVIGQEHVTDPLQQALRNNRVNHAYLFSGPRGCGKTTSARILARCLNCEQGPTPTPCGECQSCQDLARNGPGSIDVIEIDAASHGGVDDARDLREKAFFGPAGSRYKIYIIDEAHMVSPQGFNALLKVVEEPPEHLKFIFATTEPEKVIGTIRSRTHHYPFRLVPPGVLRDYLGEVCGQENSHVEEGVLPLVVRAGAGSVRDSMSVMDQLLASAGSDGVTYAMATSLLGYTDGSLLDSVVEAFATGDGAAAFEVVDRVIEGGNDPRRFVTDLLERLRDLVILAAVPDAAEKGLIDVPADVVERMQAQAGIFGAAELSRAADLVNEGLTEMRGATSPRLQLELICARVLLPAAYGDERSVMARLDRIERGVNFSAGGSAAGMPAMGYVPGAEGHGGGAGAPVPPASVAPGGGPAAARAAVRGQGAPAPDQPQQPVQGPGAAAAAAQQPPAAAPAQVQAQAQAPVPPAPAPAAPVQAPAAASSAPAPPSAPAPGAWPTAASAGGGRRPGGWPTAAAAGGGQAPVAPSAPAPTPAPAPAFASAPPSAPAPSGGGGSGLDPRTLWPNILEVIKNRRRFTWILLSQNAQVTGFDGTILQIGFVNSGARDNFLSSGSEDVLRQALAEQFNVQWRIEAVVDPSGGGAAAQAPGSGPVGGRGGGAGYGSDSGAGGMGGGYGGAGAGAGQRPGASQPSGPSETPGPAAPAGPSASARSGGAPTASSAPAPAPGPASRPYAPEPPPPVSPEDDTPEDDDPDLDESALSGKELIVRELGATVVEEITNE